The genomic segment ACGACACCCCCGCGATCGAGCCCAGAATGAGGGTGAACAGGCGCTGCGTCTCCTCGGCCTTCCGCAGCAGATCGAGCGGGACGGTGACGACCACGTCCTTCCGCGGGTGGAACTGGTCGAGCACCGACTGGACGGCCTTCGCCGTCCGCGCCACGTCCGCCGTCTGACCGACCGACACCGTGAGCTGACTGATTTCGAGCCGCTCGACCGAGAACGAACCGGCCTTCAGGGTCATGATCTCCCGCCCGAGCCGGGCGCGGTCGGTGGCGAACGGGATGAACACCACCCGGTTGAAATCGACGTCCCCGGCGTCGGTGGCGGCCAGCGTCTTCGGGGCGACCAGCCCGACCACGGTGAACGACCGCATCCGGTCCGGGCTGTCCAGCGCGACCGACCGGCCGGTCGGGTCCGATGTCGGGAACAGGGCCTCGGCCACCGCCGAGCCGAGCACGCAGACGTTCGCGCACTCCTGCTCGTCGCGCGCGTCGATCCCCCGCCCCGTGATCACCCGGATGTTGTGCTGGCGCAGGAAGTCCGGTGTCACCCCGACGACGCGGGCCTCCAACTTCTTGTCCAGATGGCGGACGGTCTTACGGTACTCCCGCATCGGGGTGACGGCGGTGACCGTCGGGAGCCCCCGGAGGCGCTCGACGTCGGTGTACGTCAGCCCGTAGGCCAGGAGATCGACGCCCTGTTGTTGACTCGGTTCGTCGGTCGGCTTGACGCTCCGGATCAGGATCGTGGTCGCCCCGAGGTCTTCGAGCTGTTTGAGGGCCTGGTACCGGGCCGCCTCGCCGACCGCCAGCATGACGATCACCGACGCGACCCCGAGGACGATGCCGAGCATGGTCAGGCCGGACCGG from the Frigoriglobus tundricola genome contains:
- a CDS encoding ABC transporter permease translates to MTSRLPHTVRLGLRSLAAHRLRSGLTMLGIVLGVASVIVMLAVGEAARYQALKQLEDLGATTILIRSVKPTDEPSQQQGVDLLAYGLTYTDVERLRGLPTVTAVTPMREYRKTVRHLDKKLEARVVGVTPDFLRQHNIRVITGRGIDARDEQECANVCVLGSAVAEALFPTSDPTGRSVALDSPDRMRSFTVVGLVAPKTLAATDAGDVDFNRVVFIPFATDRARLGREIMTLKAGSFSVERLEISQLTVSVGQTADVARTAKAVQSVLDQFHPRKDVVVTVPLDLLRKAEETQRLFTLILGSIAGVSLVVGGIGIANIMLATVTERTREIGIRRALGAKQRNIAAQFLIESLLLSCCGGLVGTALGIGLAYALSGLIGLPTIIRLWAPLVAFGVSVLVGLASGVYPARRAARLDPIEALRHF